One segment of Niabella beijingensis DNA contains the following:
- a CDS encoding DUF6298 domain-containing protein, translating to MKFFFFVLLSVLVTVVNGQKPKPPKPVLPVSVEKGQLIYNADSVTGDRIPDYSYCGYKASEAAIPLVPVKAVVPVKAGDATALIQAAIDYVATLRPDKEGFRGAVLLQKGMYAIEGQLLIRQSGIVLRGTGAAGETVLKGTGFNRDALIRVAGKNDKIVGAEAAVTQDYVPVNATALAVADGNSLKPGDRVEIRRPSTAEWIDVLGTRSFGGGLSALGWKPGDADLVFERTITAVKGNTLTIDVPLTNSLDTKYGGGTVTAVSWPGRITNVGIENLSLVSEFDTRNPKDEDHRWMAITMENVEDAWVRQVSFKHFAGSAVHLLESTRRVTVEDCISTEPVSEIGGQRRYTFFTRGQQTLFQRCYAANGYHDFSVGHTAAGPNAFVQCMSERPYNFSGAIDKWASGVLFDVVSVDGNAIRFGNRGQDGQGAGWAAANSLLWNCSAARIDCYRPQTAQNWALGSWSQFAGDGYWGESNNHLTPRSFYYAQLQQRLGKPSPQQSFILNIGTEASSSPSVEVAQALTKEAIQPKVQLIDWIREASKHNPIAIDAKGAKLIDKASSGGWSVGPPAAYINKGWLVGMNGHVLTGTIQEVPWWTGGVEGKDLEQATKKLAITRFVPGRVGPGLTDDLEAVVDSMKANHIVGLNQHYGLWYERRRDDHERIRRMDGEVWPPFYELPFKRSGVDTAWDGLSKYDLTKYNSWYWNRMRQFAVLAELNDRVLLHQNYFQHNIIEAGAHYADFPWRMANNINNTGFNEPVNFAGDKRIFYAEQFYDVSNPVRKELHRRYIQQCFRNFTGNPNVIQFIGEEFTGPLHFVKFWLDCIREMPDQKHNQNKIGLSVTKDVQDAILKDPRYESMVDVIDIKYWHYQADGSAYAPEGGKNLAPRQWARLLKPKASSFEQVYRAVKEYRLRYPDKVIMYSADGADKFGWAVLMAGGSLPVLPSTVDKELLKAATEMRPATSGEFSLQGTNGLIVYALQHNKVPVDLKGFTGNVTLHYISAKTGQVIKTESFTASGTTQSFELPEGAALLWISR from the coding sequence ATGAAGTTTTTTTTCTTCGTTTTATTAAGTGTGCTGGTTACGGTCGTGAACGGTCAAAAACCAAAGCCTCCAAAACCGGTATTGCCCGTTTCGGTTGAAAAAGGCCAGCTGATCTATAATGCCGATTCCGTAACCGGTGACCGTATCCCGGATTATTCGTATTGTGGTTACAAGGCATCAGAAGCGGCTATTCCCTTGGTCCCGGTTAAGGCCGTGGTTCCGGTTAAAGCGGGTGATGCCACGGCACTCATTCAGGCTGCTATTGATTATGTGGCCACACTTCGCCCGGATAAAGAGGGATTCCGCGGTGCGGTGCTGCTTCAAAAAGGAATGTATGCAATAGAAGGGCAGCTGCTCATCCGTCAATCCGGTATTGTGCTGCGCGGTACCGGGGCGGCCGGCGAAACGGTGTTGAAAGGAACCGGATTCAATCGTGATGCACTGATACGGGTGGCAGGCAAAAATGATAAAATCGTTGGCGCTGAAGCGGCGGTAACACAGGACTATGTCCCGGTAAATGCCACGGCACTTGCGGTTGCAGATGGAAACAGTTTGAAACCCGGCGATCGCGTGGAGATCCGTCGTCCTTCCACCGCGGAGTGGATCGATGTGCTGGGCACGCGCAGCTTTGGCGGTGGTCTATCCGCCCTGGGCTGGAAGCCCGGAGATGCCGATCTGGTTTTCGAAAGAACGATTACTGCTGTTAAAGGGAATACGCTTACCATTGATGTGCCACTCACTAATTCACTGGATACAAAATATGGTGGCGGTACGGTAACCGCTGTTTCCTGGCCGGGCAGGATCACTAATGTCGGGATCGAGAACCTGTCGCTGGTTTCCGAATTTGATACAAGGAATCCCAAAGATGAAGACCATCGCTGGATGGCCATTACCATGGAAAATGTGGAAGATGCCTGGGTACGCCAGGTGTCCTTTAAACATTTTGCCGGTTCTGCGGTGCACCTGCTGGAATCGACACGACGCGTTACGGTCGAAGACTGTATTTCTACAGAGCCGGTTTCGGAGATCGGCGGACAGCGGCGTTATACCTTCTTTACCCGTGGTCAGCAAACGCTCTTCCAACGCTGTTATGCGGCCAATGGATATCATGATTTTTCGGTAGGACATACCGCAGCGGGTCCCAATGCATTTGTGCAATGCATGTCGGAACGGCCTTATAATTTTTCCGGGGCAATTGATAAATGGGCTTCCGGGGTCTTGTTTGATGTGGTGTCGGTAGACGGGAATGCGATCCGTTTTGGCAATCGTGGCCAGGATGGTCAGGGTGCGGGATGGGCGGCAGCAAATAGTTTGTTATGGAACTGTTCGGCGGCACGCATCGATTGTTACCGGCCACAAACAGCGCAGAACTGGGCGCTGGGCTCCTGGAGCCAGTTTGCGGGCGACGGCTACTGGGGCGAATCGAATAATCACCTTACACCAAGGAGTTTTTATTACGCGCAGTTGCAGCAGCGCCTGGGTAAACCCAGCCCGCAACAATCCTTTATTTTAAACATCGGTACGGAGGCTTCCAGCAGCCCTTCTGTGGAAGTGGCACAGGCGCTTACAAAAGAAGCCATACAACCAAAAGTACAACTGATCGACTGGATCAGGGAGGCGTCAAAACACAATCCGATCGCGATCGATGCAAAAGGTGCCAAGCTTATTGACAAAGCTTCATCAGGCGGCTGGTCGGTGGGACCTCCTGCAGCATATATAAACAAGGGCTGGCTGGTGGGAATGAACGGTCATGTGCTTACGGGAACCATACAGGAAGTACCCTGGTGGACGGGCGGCGTGGAAGGAAAGGACCTGGAACAGGCTACAAAAAAACTGGCGATCACCCGTTTTGTACCGGGGCGCGTAGGGCCGGGGCTTACCGATGACCTCGAAGCCGTGGTGGATTCGATGAAAGCCAATCATATTGTGGGTTTGAACCAGCACTATGGCCTGTGGTACGAGCGGCGCAGGGATGATCATGAGCGTATCCGCAGGATGGATGGCGAAGTATGGCCTCCGTTCTATGAGCTGCCATTCAAACGAAGCGGGGTAGATACGGCCTGGGATGGCTTGAGTAAATATGATCTCACAAAATATAATTCCTGGTATTGGAACCGCATGCGGCAGTTTGCGGTCCTGGCAGAACTGAACGACCGGGTATTATTGCATCAGAATTATTTCCAGCACAATATCATTGAAGCCGGTGCGCATTATGCCGATTTTCCCTGGCGTATGGCCAATAATATCAATAACACCGGCTTTAATGAACCCGTAAATTTTGCAGGCGACAAGCGTATTTTTTATGCGGAACAGTTTTATGATGTATCGAACCCGGTACGGAAAGAACTGCACAGGCGCTACATACAGCAATGCTTCCGGAACTTTACCGGAAACCCCAATGTGATACAGTTTATCGGGGAGGAGTTTACCGGCCCGTTGCATTTTGTAAAATTCTGGCTGGACTGTATTCGGGAAATGCCGGATCAAAAACACAATCAGAACAAGATTGGTCTTAGTGTAACAAAGGATGTGCAGGATGCCATACTGAAGGATCCCCGGTACGAATCGATGGTCGATGTGATCGATATAAAATACTGGCATTACCAGGCCGACGGTTCGGCGTATGCACCGGAAGGCGGAAAGAACCTGGCGCCGCGTCAGTGGGCGCGCTTACTAAAACCGAAGGCCAGCTCTTTTGAGCAGGTGTACCGCGCGGTAAAAGAATACCGGTTAAGGTATCCGGATAAGGTCATTATGTACTCAGCAGACGGTGCGGATAAATTCGGATGGGCGGTGCTGATGGCCGGCGGTTCGCTGCCGGTATTACCCTCCACAGTTGATAAGGAGTTACTGAAAGCAGCCACTGAAATGCGGCCCGCAACATCCGGGGAGTTTTCCTTGCAGGGTACAAATGGCCTGATCGTGTATGCCTTGCAGCACAATAAAGTTCCGGTGGATCTGAAGGGCTTCACCGGCAACGTAACACTTCATTACATCAGTGCAAAGACCGGGCAGGTCATAAAAACGGAATCTTTCACTGCAAGCGGAACCACCCAATCGTTTGAGCTTCCGGAAGGCGCAGCGCTGCTGTGGATCAGCAGGTGA
- a CDS encoding pectate lyase family protein has protein sequence MKKWIGLFGIISLLAPQQQVAAQYPVIPKSMEDSADAVMAGYRKLSDAAWEKALPAVEADAKRGKPFVPWASKSSDLIKVTLPAFPGAEGGGAYTPGGRGGKVFVVTNLNDSGPGSFRWACEQGGARIIVFNVAGIIRLKSPVSIRAPYVTIMGQSAPGDGVCIAGESVLIDTHDVIIRFMRFRRGATEVTRRDDGLGGNPVGNIIIDHVSASWGLDENMSIYRHVYDRKADGKGEKLPTVNVTIQNSIFSEALDTYNHAFGSTIGGRNSTFMRNLWANNIARNPSVGMDGDFGFVNNVIFNWWNRSADGGDNKSFYNFINNYYKPGPITPKDRPIGYRILKPESGRAFKDSLVFGKAYVSGNIVAGNDRVTKDNWDGGVQLEDVKDAAEYLQQIRVDQPFPIAAFPVLPAEDAYGYVLENAGALLPVRDAVDKRIVEDVRTGAITYSPDAHTAPVSKFLKRRFPADSYKNGIISDISQVGGYPEYKGRPYRDSDNDGIPDVVEKKMGLDPRNPADAVAIAKNGYSNVENYLNGLVALKTVTPEKGKPLSSFK, from the coding sequence ATGAAAAAGTGGATAGGCCTTTTTGGCATTATAAGTTTATTAGCTCCGCAGCAACAGGTTGCTGCTCAGTATCCGGTAATACCCAAATCCATGGAGGATTCTGCGGATGCGGTAATGGCCGGCTATCGTAAATTATCAGACGCCGCCTGGGAAAAAGCATTACCGGCTGTTGAAGCGGATGCAAAACGTGGCAAGCCTTTTGTTCCCTGGGCATCAAAATCCTCCGATCTGATAAAAGTAACACTCCCGGCTTTTCCGGGTGCTGAAGGGGGTGGGGCGTATACTCCGGGTGGACGTGGCGGAAAAGTATTTGTAGTGACCAACCTGAACGACAGTGGCCCCGGAAGTTTCCGCTGGGCCTGTGAGCAGGGCGGTGCGCGGATCATTGTATTCAACGTGGCCGGGATCATCCGGCTGAAAAGCCCGGTAAGTATCCGAGCGCCTTATGTTACCATCATGGGACAAAGTGCACCGGGCGACGGTGTTTGTATCGCCGGGGAATCGGTGCTCATCGATACGCATGATGTCATCATCCGCTTTATGCGGTTCCGGCGTGGTGCCACCGAAGTGACCCGCCGCGATGACGGGCTTGGGGGAAATCCGGTAGGGAATATTATCATTGATCATGTATCTGCCAGCTGGGGCCTGGATGAGAATATGAGCATTTACCGTCATGTATATGATCGTAAAGCGGATGGAAAAGGGGAGAAGCTGCCAACGGTAAATGTGACCATCCAGAATTCTATTTTTTCAGAAGCACTGGATACGTATAACCACGCCTTCGGCAGCACCATCGGCGGACGCAACAGCACTTTTATGCGCAATCTCTGGGCAAACAATATTGCCAGGAATCCTTCGGTAGGTATGGATGGTGATTTTGGGTTCGTGAACAATGTGATCTTTAACTGGTGGAACCGCAGTGCCGATGGCGGCGATAATAAATCGTTTTACAATTTTATTAATAATTATTACAAACCCGGTCCTATTACACCAAAGGACCGGCCGATCGGTTATCGTATTTTGAAACCCGAATCAGGCAGGGCGTTTAAAGACAGCCTGGTCTTTGGAAAAGCCTATGTAAGTGGAAATATTGTTGCCGGCAACGATCGGGTAACAAAGGATAACTGGGATGGCGGGGTACAGCTGGAAGATGTAAAAGACGCCGCAGAGTATCTGCAGCAGATACGGGTAGATCAGCCGTTTCCTATCGCTGCATTCCCGGTATTGCCTGCTGAAGATGCCTATGGCTATGTATTGGAAAATGCAGGGGCGCTGCTGCCGGTACGGGATGCGGTAGACAAGCGGATCGTCGAAGATGTTCGTACCGGAGCGATCACTTATAGTCCGGATGCACATACCGCTCCGGTATCAAAGTTTCTGAAGCGGCGGTTTCCGGCCGATTCTTATAAGAACGGTATTATTTCAGACATCAGCCAGGTAGGTGGTTATCCGGAGTACAAAGGCAGGCCTTACAGGGATTCTGATAATGATGGTATTCCGGATGTGGTTGAGAAAAAGATGGGGCTGGACCCACGGAACCCTGCAGATGCCGTAGCCATTGCGAAGAACGGTTATAGCAATGTTGAAAACTATCTGAACGGTCTTGTGGCATTGAAAACGGTAACGCCGGAGAAAGGGAAACCCCTGTCTTCATTTAAATAA
- a CDS encoding polysaccharide lyase: MMLKRLPLTAFCIGLFFTASAQYPKIPQEDQARSKALLEAAEKHSDSMWTIAYPIIDKEAREGRPYIPWASRYDELPHSDIPAFPGAEGGGKFVRGGRGGKVIVVSNLNDNGPGSFRWACEQGGARVVVFNVAGIIRLKSPVIVRAPYITIAGQTAPGDGICIAGETVWINTHDVIIRYMRFRRGETWVGRRDDAIGGNPIGNIMIDHVSATWGLDENMSMYRHMYNDSTGKIEDKFGTVNITIQNSIFGESLDTWNHAFGSTLGGENCSFMRNLWANNTGRNPSVGWNGIFNFVNNVVFNWVHRSIDGGDYRAQFNIINNYFKPGPATSKDNNVGHRILKPESGRSKLKYKVYGRAYVNGNVMEGYPEVTKNNWNGGVQVEEEKNAGEYTDYIRQSKPLIMPALTILDAQTAKNYVLANAGATLPKRDAVDARIVKQVETGKINNVPTCPLPKTQFEHRRLPIDSYKIGIITDPCQAGGYPEYKGTPYKDSDNDGMPDDYERKAGLNPNDASDAQKITKNGYSAIENYLNSVVNIRNVVPAK, encoded by the coding sequence ATGATGTTAAAAAGATTACCATTGACCGCTTTTTGTATCGGTTTATTCTTCACGGCTTCAGCCCAGTATCCTAAAATACCGCAGGAAGATCAGGCCCGCTCTAAAGCCCTGCTGGAAGCAGCAGAAAAACATTCGGATTCTATGTGGACTATTGCCTACCCCATCATCGACAAAGAAGCGAGAGAGGGAAGGCCTTATATACCCTGGGCTTCCCGTTATGATGAGTTGCCGCATTCCGATATCCCGGCATTTCCGGGTGCAGAAGGAGGGGGCAAATTTGTACGCGGCGGCCGTGGGGGAAAGGTGATTGTGGTGAGCAATTTAAATGACAATGGACCAGGTAGTTTTCGCTGGGCCTGTGAGCAGGGCGGTGCCCGGGTAGTGGTGTTCAATGTGGCGGGCATCATTCGCCTTAAGTCGCCTGTTATTGTGCGAGCACCTTATATTACGATCGCAGGTCAAACAGCGCCGGGTGATGGCATTTGCATTGCCGGAGAAACCGTTTGGATCAATACACATGATGTCATTATCCGTTATATGCGTTTCCGTCGTGGCGAAACCTGGGTGGGCAGGAGGGATGATGCCATTGGCGGGAATCCCATAGGCAATATTATGATTGATCATGTATCGGCCACCTGGGGACTGGATGAGAATATGAGCATGTACCGCCACATGTATAACGACAGCACTGGCAAGATCGAGGATAAATTCGGTACGGTGAATATCACGATACAGAATTCCATTTTCGGAGAATCGCTGGATACCTGGAACCATGCATTCGGCAGCACACTGGGAGGAGAGAACTGCAGTTTTATGCGGAACCTCTGGGCCAATAATACGGGCCGTAATCCTTCAGTGGGCTGGAACGGTATCTTCAATTTTGTAAACAATGTGGTATTCAACTGGGTGCATCGTTCCATTGACGGAGGTGATTACCGGGCGCAGTTCAATATCATCAATAACTATTTTAAACCAGGTCCGGCTACCTCCAAGGATAATAATGTAGGCCACCGGATCTTAAAACCGGAAAGCGGGCGCAGTAAATTGAAGTATAAGGTATATGGCCGGGCCTACGTGAACGGTAATGTAATGGAGGGTTATCCGGAGGTTACAAAGAACAACTGGAACGGAGGCGTTCAGGTGGAAGAAGAGAAAAATGCCGGTGAGTACACCGACTATATCCGGCAATCAAAACCATTGATCATGCCGGCGCTGACCATCCTCGATGCACAGACGGCCAAAAACTATGTGTTGGCGAATGCCGGTGCCACATTGCCGAAACGCGATGCGGTAGATGCGCGTATCGTAAAACAGGTAGAGACCGGCAAAATAAATAATGTGCCCACCTGCCCGCTGCCCAAGACCCAGTTTGAGCACCGGCGGCTTCCGATCGATTCTTATAAAATAGGCATCATTACCGATCCCTGTCAGGCCGGTGGTTATCCCGAATATAAAGGAACGCCGTATAAGGATTCCGACAATGATGGCATGCCGGATGACTATGAACGAAAAGCGGGACTGAATCCCAATGATGCCTCCGACGCGCAAAAGATCACCAAGAATGGATATAGTGCTATTGAAAATTACCTGAACAGCGTAGTAAATATCAGAAACGTAGTGCCTGCGAAATAG
- a CDS encoding RagB/SusD family nutrient uptake outer membrane protein: protein MKKIIYSFLILAAFLTAGCKKDFLEDMKSYDKYDESIFANEVLTGWYIDRLYYDYFSAYRSPIVSIVGLYNDTRSRSTEEIGGTVTDLINSQKTLENANQADGYFGKALAANSSNDPYTRIRTANFLLEKIDEKGQALSEEFKKKARGQMYFLRGLQYFELMRVYGGVPIVTAVENASADDPVIQHPRATTSELVTQIVGDFDRAAELLPSTWGTSDYGRFTSGAALAMKSRVLLTYASPLFNTDWDNSGNERWQKALDASLAAETALTADGYGLYGSTAKDWAEMWYKNDNTFNPEAIMVQLLSKEVASSGINSNGWERSIRVTKQTGSGGIAAPKEMIDLFPLADGSRPTIANGYDSAHFFMNRDPRFYRTFAFSGMKWPVKEADVPAVIWLYRWAYGGDKSAYSDGNQVNSPAVVRKMTNPSGSSTVDGLAYSGTDIMEYRYAELLLNIAECYAAKGDVSNALAYLGKIRKRVGIPEANNYGIGTLASKYAAIEACLYERRVELAYEGKRFWDAQRWMLYNDDAGAGNTTCAKLEIAPINGSARTGRLWQYKTVLSGNTDPLTAARGTISVDPDAADFSAQLDSLKTFFDNNITIVNTDQPVDKDASGNPLFITFKQNYYITGLNSTALSLNPWLLQTIGWNDYSGAPGTFNYKQ from the coding sequence ATGAAAAAGATAATATACAGTTTCCTTATTCTGGCAGCTTTTCTGACAGCCGGATGCAAAAAGGACTTTTTAGAAGATATGAAAAGCTATGATAAATACGATGAGAGTATATTCGCCAACGAAGTTTTAACGGGTTGGTATATCGATCGTCTTTATTATGATTATTTTTCGGCGTACAGATCTCCGATTGTTTCCATAGTGGGCTTGTACAATGATACCAGATCAAGATCCACCGAAGAAATTGGAGGCACTGTAACCGATCTGATCAATTCACAAAAAACACTGGAGAATGCAAACCAGGCCGATGGTTATTTTGGTAAGGCATTGGCTGCAAATTCAAGTAATGACCCCTACACGCGCATTCGGACAGCTAATTTTTTGTTGGAAAAAATTGATGAAAAGGGACAGGCTCTATCCGAAGAGTTTAAGAAGAAAGCAAGAGGACAGATGTATTTTTTACGGGGACTTCAGTATTTTGAGCTAATGCGCGTATATGGTGGTGTTCCTATTGTAACGGCTGTTGAAAACGCAAGTGCAGATGATCCGGTTATTCAGCATCCACGGGCAACTACATCCGAACTGGTGACACAAATAGTAGGAGATTTCGATCGGGCTGCCGAATTGTTACCATCAACCTGGGGAACCAGCGATTATGGCCGGTTTACCAGCGGAGCCGCTTTAGCAATGAAAAGCAGGGTATTGTTAACTTATGCAAGTCCTCTGTTTAACACAGATTGGGACAACTCCGGCAATGAGCGCTGGCAAAAAGCGCTGGATGCGAGTCTTGCTGCTGAAACAGCATTGACTGCTGACGGATACGGATTGTATGGATCAACTGCTAAGGACTGGGCCGAAATGTGGTATAAGAATGACAATACATTTAATCCGGAAGCTATTATGGTTCAATTATTATCAAAAGAAGTGGCTTCATCAGGAATAAATAGCAATGGCTGGGAACGGAGCATTCGTGTGACAAAACAGACCGGCTCCGGAGGTATTGCTGCCCCTAAAGAAATGATCGATCTGTTCCCTCTGGCAGACGGTTCACGTCCTACCATTGCTAACGGATATGACTCGGCGCATTTTTTCATGAACCGGGATCCCCGGTTCTATCGCACATTTGCTTTTTCAGGTATGAAATGGCCAGTTAAAGAAGCAGATGTACCAGCCGTTATTTGGTTATACAGATGGGCTTATGGTGGTGATAAATCGGCCTATAGCGATGGTAACCAAGTAAACAGTCCGGCGGTGGTTCGTAAAATGACCAACCCCTCAGGTTCCAGCACGGTTGATGGTCTTGCTTATTCGGGGACCGATATTATGGAATACCGATATGCGGAGCTGTTATTGAATATTGCTGAATGCTATGCTGCTAAAGGAGATGTCTCAAATGCACTAGCCTATCTTGGAAAAATCAGGAAGCGTGTTGGAATACCGGAGGCGAATAATTATGGCATTGGGACGTTGGCTTCAAAGTATGCGGCTATAGAGGCTTGCTTGTATGAGCGCCGTGTCGAATTGGCTTATGAGGGCAAACGTTTCTGGGACGCGCAGCGTTGGATGTTGTATAATGATGATGCCGGAGCCGGTAATACCACGTGTGCTAAATTGGAAATTGCTCCTATAAACGGATCCGCCCGCACCGGAAGATTGTGGCAATATAAAACAGTATTATCCGGCAACACGGATCCGTTGACGGCCGCAAGAGGAACCATTTCAGTTGATCCGGATGCTGCTGATTTTTCAGCCCAACTGGATAGCCTGAAAACTTTTTTTGATAACAATATTACCATCGTAAATACGGACCAGCCAGTGGATAAAGACGCATCTGGTAATCCCTTGTTTATAACATTTAAACAGAATTATTATATCACAGGTTTAAATTCAACAGCACTGTCTCTTAATCCATGGCTTTTGCAAACTATTGGTTGGAATGATTACTCAGGCGCACCTGGAACATTCAACTATAAGCAATAA